One Oryza brachyantha chromosome 3, ObraRS2, whole genome shotgun sequence DNA segment encodes these proteins:
- the LOC102715651 gene encoding nardilysin-like encodes MPRGGEAEMAAAAWRDDELVIKSPSDHRSYRLLRLPNGLCALLVHDPEIYPDGYPDPQPTKPHEDEEMGEEEEEEDDEEEDGEEDDDDEEYSDDEGEGDEEDEGEEEEDGSEPKRRKEKGGSEPLVKKAAAAMCVGMGSFADPPKAQGLAHFLEHMLFMGSSEFPDENEYDSYLSKHGGSSNAFTETEYTCYHFEVKREYLKGALDRFSQFFVSPLVKAEAMDREILAVDSEFNQVLQSDSCRLYQLQSHTCSQGHPLNRFTWGNKKSLVDAMGSGINLREEILQMYTTNYHGGMMKLVIIGGEPLDILEGWTMELFSKVKAGPLLDMSPKTDMPFWRSGKLHKLEAVRDIHSLCLSWTLPCLHKEYMKKPEDYLAHLLGHEGKGSLLCFLKAKGWASSLSAGVGTGGAQRSSYAYIFEMSIRLTDSGLKNLYEVISAVYQYIKLLKQSEPQEWIFKELQDIGYMEFRFAEEQPPDDYAVDLAENMLHYSEKHIVSGEYIYEGWDPELVKHVLSFFHPDNMRVDVLSKSFDKQSQAIQCEPWFGAQYIEEDIPASFMESWRNPAQIDDAFHLPRKNEFIPGDFNLRNANIPKPLSDDNPRCIVDEPFIKLWYKMDMTFNVPRANTYFLISVKDGYSTLENSVLTDLFANLLKDELNEVLYQAYVAKLETSLSVVGSNLELKLYGYNDKLPILLSSILAASQSFSPKSDRFEVIKEDLERAYKNTNMKPMSHSTYLRLQVLREIFWDVDEKLEVLMKLTFSDLVAYVPKLLSQLHIEGLCHGNLSEDEAINISKIFRNTLLGQTLPDEARHGERVFCIPNGTNFVRSVHVKNELEENSVVEVYFPVEQDIGNDATRLRAITDLFSNIIEEPCFDQLRTKEQLGYTVHSSPRMTYRVLAYCFQVMSSKYSPIYLQSRIDNFIDGLSALLDGLDEETFEHHRSGLIADKLEKDPSLSYQTGDYWSQIVDKRYMFDMSKLEAEELRTVRKEDVISWFNTYIKPSSPKRRRLAIHLYGCKSDIAEATKLQEQSWIAIDDIKSLKRSSQFYSSLC; translated from the exons atgccgcgcggcggcgaggcggagatggcggcggcggcgtggcgcgatGACGAGCTGGTGATCAAGTCCCCCAGCGACCACCGCTCCTACCGCCTCCTGCGCCTCCCCAACGGCCTCTGCGCCCTGCTCGTCCACGACCCCGAGATCTACCCCGACGGCTACCCGGACCCGCAGCCCACCAAGCCCCACGAGGACGAGGAaatgggggaggaggaggaggaggaggacgatgaggaagaggacggcgaggaggatgaCGATGATGAAGAGTACAGCGATGATGAGGGGGAGGGtgacgaggaggacgaaggggaggaagaggaggatggGAGCGAAccgaagaggaggaaggagaagggcGGCTCCGAGCCCCTCGTTAAGAAG gctgctgctgcaatgTGTGTTGGAATGGGTAGTTTTGCTGACCCTCCAAAGGCACAGGGGTTAGCTCATTTCCTAG AGCATATGCTTTTTATGGGGAGCTCTGAATTTCCAGATGAAAACGAG TATGACAGTTACTTGTCCAAACATGGTGGTTCATCCAATGCTTTTACTGAAACTGAATACACATGCTACCATTTTGAGGTCAAGCGGGAGTATCTGAAGGGAGCATTGGACAG ATTTTCTCAGTTCTTTGTATCACCTCTTGTTAAGGCGGAAGCTATGGACCGTGAGATACTAGCAGTGGACTCTG AGTTCAACCAAGTTTTGCAAAGTGATAGCTGCCGTCTTTACCAACTTCAGTCCCATACTTGTTCACAAGGGCACCCTTTGAACAGATTTACCTGGG GAAACAAGAAAAGCTTGGTTGATGCAATGGGCAGTGGCATTAATCTAAGGGAAGAGATTTTACAGATGTACACGACTAACTACCATGGAGGAATGATGAAGCTAGTTATAATTGGAGGAG AGCCCCTTGACATTCTAGAAGGTTGGACCATGGAACTATTCAGTAAGGTTAAAGCTGGTCCACTGTTGGATATGAGTCCAAAGACTGATATGCCTTTCTGGAGATCTGGTAAACTTCACAAGCTAGAGGCTGTTAGAGATATTCACAGTCTTTGCTTATCATGGACACTACCTTGTCTGCACAAGGAATACATGAAGAAACCAGAAGATTACTTGGCACATCTCCTTGGTCATG AGGGGAAGGGAAGCTTACTCTGTTTTCTGAAAGCTAAAGGTTGGGCAAGCTCTTTGAGTGCTGGTGTTGGCACTGGTGGAGCACAACGCTCCTCATATGCTTATATCTTTGAAATGTCTATCCGCCTTACCGATTCAGGACTGAAAAAT CTTTATGAGGTCATTAGTGCTGTATACCAATATATAAAGTTGCTTAAGCAGTCTGAGCCACAAGAATGGATATTCAAGGAACTTCAGGACATTGGGTACATGGAGTTCAGATTTGCAGAAGAGCAACCTCCAGATGATTATGCTGTTGATCTTGCAG AAAATATGCTACATTATTCTGAAAAACACATTGTTTCTGGGGAATATATTTATGAGGGATGGGATCCAGAGCTGGTAAAGCATGTTTTGAGCTTCTTCCATCCAGACAACATGAGAGTTGATGTACTTAGTAAATCATTCGATAAGCAGTCGCAAG CTATTCAATGTGAGCCGTGGTTCGGTGCCCAGTACATTGAAGAGGATATTCCAGCATCTTTCATGGAAAGTTGGCGAAACCCAGCACAAATAGATGATGCTTTTCATCTACCGCGAAAGAATGAATTTATTCCTGGGGACTTTAATCTGCGTAATGCTAATATACCTAAACCCCTGAGCGATGATAATCCTCGTTGCATTGTTGATGAACCATTCATAAAGCTCTGGTACAAGATGGACATGACATTTAATGTACCTCGTGCTAACACTTACTTTTTGATTTCTGTCAAGGATGGCTATAGCACTCTTGAAAACTCTGTCCTGACAGATCTGTTTGCAAACCTTCTTAAAGATGAGTTGAACGAGGTCCTCTATCAG GCATATGTGGCTAAACTGGAGACTTCCTTGTCTGTTGTTGGTAGCAACCTTGAGTTAAAGCTTTACGGTTACAATGACAAGCTGCCCATCCTGCTGTCCAGCATTTTGGCTGCTTCTCAATCTTTTTCTCCAAAGTCAGATAGGTTTGAG GTCATCAAGGAGGACTTGGAAAGAGCTTACAAAAACACGAATATGAAGCCCATGAGCCATTCAACCTACTTGAGGTTACAAGTCCTACGTGAAATATTCTGGGACGTTGATGAAAAATTGGAAGTTCTTATGAAACTAACCTTTTCTGATCTAGTGGCATATGTACCAAAGCTTCTTTCTCAG TTGCACATCGAGGGCCTTTGTCATGGTAACCTATCAGAAGATGAAGcaataaatatatcaaaaatattCCGAAACACACTGTTAGGTCAGACACTACCTGATGAGGCAAGACATGGAGAAAGAGTTTTTTGCATTCCTAATGGTACAAATTTTGTTAGAAGCGTCCATGTGAAAAATGAACTTGAAGAGAATTCTGTGGTTGAG gtttattttccagttgaGCAAGACATTGGAAATGATGCAACAAGACTCAGAGCTATTACAGATCTTTTCAGCAACATCATTGAAGAACCTTGCTTTGATCAGCTGAG AACGAAGGAGCAACTTGGATATACTGTGCACTCTAGTCCACGGATGACTTACCGTGTGCTTGCATACTGTTTTCAAGTTATGTCCTCCAAGTATAGCCCTATTTACCTACAAAGTCGGATTGATAACTTTATTGATGGTCTATCTGCTTTGCTG GATGGACTTGATGAAGAAACTTTTGAGCATCACAGGAGTGGGTTGATAGCTGATAAATTGGAAAAGGATCCTTCTCTTAGCTATCAAACTGGTGATTATTGGTCGCAGATTGTTGACAAAAG gtATATGTTTGATATGTCAAAACTGGAAGCTGAAGAGCTAAGGACAGTGCGGAAGGAGGATGTAATCAGTTGGTTCAATACCTATATTAAACCATCATCTCCCAAGCGCAGACGATTAGCAATCCATCTGTATGGCTGCAAGTCGGACATTGCTGAGGCTACCAAACTACAAGAGCAGTCATGGATTGCAATTGATgatatcaaatctttaaaaagATCATCTCAATTTTATTCAAGCCTCTGCTGA
- the LOC102715379 gene encoding transcription factor RF2b yields the protein MQEPKPADPAAAAMRGGHHRRARSEVAFRLPDDLDLGGGGAGAFDQIGSEDDLFSTFMDIEKISSGPAAAAAGGSDRDRAAETSSPPRPKHRHSSSVDGSGFFAAARKDAAASLAEVMEAKKAMTPEQLAELAAIDPKRAKRILANRQSAARSKERKARYITELERKVQTLQTEATTLSAQLTLFQRDTTGLSAENAELKIRLQAMEQQAQLRDALNDALKQELERLKLATGEMTNSNETYSMGLQHVPYNTPFFPLSQQSAPRQNGGAQLPPQFQAPRSNMANHILSHPNGLQDIMQQDPLGRLQGLDISKGPLVVKSESSSISASESSSTF from the exons ATGCAGGAGCCTAAGCCCGCCGatccggccgcggcggccatgcGCGGGGGGCACCACCGCCGGGCCAGATCTGAGGTCGCCTTCCGCCTGCCCGACGACCTCGACctcggcgggggcggcgcgggggcgttCGACCAGATCGGCTCCGAGGACGACCTCTTCTCCACCTTCATGGACATCGAGAAGATCTCCtccggccccgccgccgcggccgcgggggGCTCCGACCGGGACCGCGCCGCGGAgacgtcctcgccgccgcgccccaaGCACCGCCACAGCAGCTCCGTCGACGGCTCCGGGTttttcgccgccgcgcggaaggacgccgccgcgtcgctggCGGAGGTCATGGAGGCTAAGAAGGCCATGACCCCCGAGCAGCtcgccgagctcgccgccatCGACCCCAAGCGCGCCAAAAG AATTCTAGCGAACAGACAATCTGCAGCTCggtcaaaagaaagaaaggctCGTTACATAACAGAACTTGAGCGAAAGGTTCAGACTCTTCAGACTGAAGCTACTACTCTCTCAGCACAACTCACACTATTTCAG AGAGACACAACTGGGCTTTCTGCAGAAAATGCAGAGCTCAAGATACGGTTGCAGGCCATGGAACAACAGGCTCAACTGCGAGATG CTCTAAACGATGCACTGAAGCAGGAGTTGGAGAGGCTCAAGCTTGCCACTGGTGAGATGACAAATTCCAATGAGACATATAGCATGGGATTGCAACATGTCCCATACAACACTCCCTTCTTCCCGCTCTCCCAGCAAAGTGCACCCCGCCAGAATGGTGGTGCCCAGTTGCCACCACAATTCCAAGCACCCCGCTCTAATATGGCCAATCACATACTATCCCACCCAAACGGTTTGCAGGACATCATGCAGCAAGACCCTCTTGGCCGGCTCCAGGGTTTGGACATCAGCAAAGGGCCTCTAGTTGTGAAGTCAGAGAGCAGCTCGATCTCTGCAAGTGAAAGCAGCAGCACCTTCTAA